One segment of Equus asinus isolate D_3611 breed Donkey chromosome 18, EquAss-T2T_v2, whole genome shotgun sequence DNA contains the following:
- the LOC106842953 gene encoding keratin-associated protein 12-1-like produces the protein MCHPSCSSGCQPSCCSPSPCQASCCVPVSCQPAVCSPVSCRPAVCTPVSCQPSVCVAPTCQYFLRVPVRCKPAVLVSAPCQSSGCCQPSCPTLVCRPISCSSPCCS, from the coding sequence ATGTGCCACCCCAGCTGCTCTTCAGGCTGTCAGCCATCCTGCTGCTCGCCCAGCCCCTGCCAGGCATCCTGCTGTGTGCCCGTGAGCTGCCAGCCAGCCGTGTGCTCACCTGTGAGCTGCCGGCCAGCTGTGTGCACACCCGTGAGCTGCCAGCCCTCTGTGTGTGTGGCCCCCACCTGCCAGTACTTCTTGCGTGTGCCTGTGAGGTGCAAGCCCGCCGTGCTTGTGTCTGCCCCCTGCCAGTCTTCTGGGTGCTGCCAGCCATCCTGCCCCACCCTGGTCTGCAGACCCATCTCCTGCAGCTCCCCTTGCTGCTCATAA